Proteins from a single region of Desulfosporosinus sp. Sb-LF:
- a CDS encoding LysM peptidoglycan-binding domain-containing protein translates to MDYARYVVQPGDTIYKIAKAYNFTMAEIIHLNHLKHPDRIYAGQVLLLPVLETHEPTPDQIPEPNYTYAMWLFEAYAGADSELTAITTYLYQAVLLDRPEFDALLRPIAYDEMQHLEKLALALRHLGVDPRYGSFKNGHWIDWRSRFIDYTSELCSLLDVNIEDEAKAHHEYLELAQKIPIPEIQCILTEIAADEERHYHLFCQAKQQYCSECSGPPLPPCSPPPIYTPIETPEIPPNLPGPHDGGRG, encoded by the coding sequence ATGGATTATGCACGTTATGTTGTGCAACCAGGCGACACGATTTATAAAATCGCTAAAGCCTACAACTTCACAATGGCAGAAATCATTCACCTCAATCATTTGAAGCACCCTGATCGCATTTATGCTGGTCAAGTACTATTGCTACCTGTCCTTGAAACACACGAACCTACTCCTGATCAGATTCCCGAACCAAACTATACATATGCCATGTGGCTATTTGAGGCGTATGCAGGTGCGGATTCGGAATTAACAGCCATCACAACCTACCTTTATCAAGCTGTACTCCTGGATCGGCCAGAGTTTGATGCCTTGTTAAGGCCGATTGCTTATGACGAAATGCAACATCTAGAAAAATTAGCCCTTGCCTTACGTCATCTTGGTGTAGACCCCAGATATGGTTCATTCAAGAACGGCCACTGGATCGATTGGCGATCACGGTTTATCGACTATACGAGCGAACTTTGCTCACTTCTTGATGTAAACATTGAAGACGAGGCCAAAGCCCATCATGAATATCTAGAACTTGCTCAGAAAATACCCATTCCAGAAATCCAATGTATTCTGACAGAAATAGCTGCTGATGAAGAACGCCACTATCACCTATTCTGTCAAGCGAAACAACAATATTGTAGTGAATGTTCCGGTCCACCCCTACCGCCATGTTCCCCGCCACCCATCTATACCCCGATAGAAACTCCGGAAATCCCGCCCAACTTGCCTGGACCCCATGATGGCGGAAGAGGGTAA
- a CDS encoding TIGR04086 family membrane protein, translating into MGSYVLRGITTALLITVLTLFAGIVWGAMGLGGLSVSLLLDIGLFASCSVGGYRTAKESGIWFMGGAAGAGYVIVGTLLLALFLPIRGWGFIQILAEGAMIGLVAGAVGAGGGKGAVAGAWQGRKSSYSTPSYAGYGSDDLASSEFDWDTEEDLQKKRNTPSSQWIKNSESEFQEISEAKITSAKEPDVEWSWDREDENVKSEGSGYNESRYDEFRNSQTNYPEQCGMRETGLVRSDVVVNKRPWWEE; encoded by the coding sequence GTGGGTTCATACGTTTTGAGAGGAATTACAACAGCCTTACTTATCACAGTCTTAACTCTTTTTGCTGGAATTGTATGGGGTGCCATGGGTCTTGGGGGACTGAGCGTCTCTCTACTTTTAGATATCGGGCTTTTTGCAAGTTGCTCGGTAGGTGGGTATCGCACGGCAAAAGAAAGTGGGATATGGTTCATGGGGGGGGCTGCTGGAGCAGGTTATGTTATAGTGGGGACGCTTTTGCTAGCATTATTTCTCCCAATCCGAGGGTGGGGTTTTATTCAAATACTTGCTGAAGGTGCAATGATCGGTTTGGTCGCTGGTGCGGTTGGGGCAGGTGGAGGGAAAGGGGCTGTCGCGGGCGCCTGGCAAGGAAGAAAAAGTTCATATTCTACACCTTCTTATGCTGGCTATGGCTCTGATGATCTTGCCAGCAGTGAGTTTGATTGGGATACAGAGGAAGATCTCCAAAAGAAAAGAAATACACCCAGTTCTCAATGGATTAAAAACTCGGAGAGCGAGTTTCAGGAGATTAGTGAAGCGAAGATAACATCCGCAAAGGAACCAGATGTCGAGTGGTCTTGGGATAGGGAAGATGAAAACGTGAAATCTGAAGGATCGGGTTATAACGAAAGCAGGTATGACGAATTTAGGAATAGCCAAACTAATTACCCTGAACAGTGCGGAATGAGGGAAACTGGTTTGGTTAGGAGTGACGTCGTAGTTAATAAGAGACCTTGGTGGGAGGAATAG
- a CDS encoding sodium:calcium antiporter — protein MKDIGLLIVSLGIILIGAEAFTNGIEWLGQRLKLGAGAVGSILAAVGTALPETMVPIMAFLSGGNGTEGSDIGIGAILGAPFMLATLAFFVTGLSVLLFRRKNRPLLLDPVVVKRDLKFFLIVYSMAILASFLPNQTLKNGASLVLVAAYGVYVYQTLRDCKDGCTHEKLAPLYMARRTPNPSMIMILLQISLALMAIVFGASGFVDAVEPIAVSVGIPVFVLALIITPIATELPEKFNSVLWIRRGKDTLAMGNLTGAMVFQSSVIPAIGIVITPWKLDTLALWSAFLALGAAMIPYSSLRRKGVIFPTDLLIGGVFYLLFILTVFRFPIQ, from the coding sequence TTGAAAGATATAGGGTTACTTATTGTGAGTTTAGGTATTATCTTGATCGGAGCAGAAGCATTTACTAATGGAATTGAGTGGCTAGGGCAAAGGCTCAAACTTGGGGCTGGAGCTGTTGGAAGTATCTTGGCGGCAGTTGGAACGGCTTTGCCAGAGACTATGGTTCCGATTATGGCCTTTTTGAGTGGGGGTAACGGCACGGAAGGGTCGGATATCGGGATTGGAGCTATTTTGGGTGCGCCGTTTATGCTGGCGACACTTGCTTTCTTTGTCACAGGGCTTTCTGTACTTTTGTTCCGTCGGAAGAATCGTCCCCTTCTTTTAGATCCTGTGGTCGTAAAACGTGATCTGAAGTTTTTCCTCATTGTTTATTCTATGGCCATTCTAGCCTCTTTTTTGCCCAATCAAACGCTTAAAAATGGAGCGTCGTTAGTATTAGTCGCGGCTTATGGGGTTTATGTGTATCAAACATTGCGTGACTGTAAAGATGGGTGCACACACGAAAAGTTAGCTCCGCTCTATATGGCAAGACGAACGCCTAACCCCTCAATGATAATGATTCTACTACAGATCTCGTTGGCTCTCATGGCGATTGTGTTTGGGGCGAGCGGTTTTGTGGATGCTGTGGAGCCTATCGCGGTGTCTGTCGGAATTCCTGTTTTTGTGCTCGCCTTGATCATTACACCGATTGCTACGGAATTACCGGAAAAGTTTAATAGTGTCCTTTGGATCCGTCGTGGTAAAGACACCTTAGCAATGGGGAATTTGACGGGAGCTATGGTGTTTCAAAGCTCTGTGATTCCGGCGATCGGGATTGTTATTACGCCTTGGAAGTTAGACACTTTGGCACTATGGAGTGCATTTCTTGCCTTGGGAGCCGCAATGATTCCTTATAGTTCTCTCCGACGAAAAGGTGTGATTTTCCCTACCGATCTTCTGATCGGAGGAGTTTTTTACCTTCTGTTTATTCTGACAGTTTTTCGTTTTCCGATCCAGTAA
- a CDS encoding acyl-CoA dehydrogenase has product MDFQLNEDQLMMQKMVRDFVQEEVVPQAVITDETHEFPLKTIRKMGELGLMGIPLPEEYGGAGADFLSYILAIEEIAKGCASTAVILAVHTSVGSFPILYFGTDEQKKKYLPKLASGQFIGAFALTEANAGSDASSLQTTAVRQGDHYILNGTKRFITNAGYAEVYLVMASTDRSKGSHGVTSFLVDKDTPGFKIGKKEEKMGLNGSATCELIFEDAMVPAENILGGEGQGFKVAMSLLDGGRIGIGAQALGIAEAAFEAALAYSQERVQFKQPIGNFQGIQFMLADMATQIEAAKLLVYQAASKRMAGLPYAKEASMAKMFASDTAVKVTADAVQIFGGYGYCKEYKVERYMRDAKITQIYEGTNQIQRVVVAKHLRA; this is encoded by the coding sequence ATGGATTTTCAACTTAACGAGGACCAATTGATGATGCAAAAGATGGTGCGCGATTTTGTCCAGGAGGAAGTTGTTCCGCAAGCAGTGATCACAGATGAAACCCACGAGTTTCCTTTGAAAACTATCCGTAAAATGGGTGAACTCGGACTCATGGGAATTCCCCTACCAGAGGAATACGGTGGCGCTGGCGCGGATTTCTTATCTTATATTTTGGCTATCGAAGAAATTGCCAAAGGATGCGCCTCTACCGCTGTGATTTTAGCGGTCCATACGTCGGTAGGGAGTTTCCCAATTCTCTATTTCGGGACAGATGAACAAAAGAAGAAGTACTTACCGAAGCTTGCCAGTGGGCAATTCATTGGGGCATTTGCTTTGACAGAGGCTAACGCTGGTTCGGACGCATCCAGCTTGCAGACAACCGCGGTTCGTCAAGGGGATCACTACATCTTGAATGGGACAAAACGTTTTATCACAAATGCAGGTTATGCTGAAGTATATTTAGTCATGGCATCCACAGATCGTTCTAAAGGGTCCCATGGGGTTACTTCTTTCCTAGTAGATAAGGACACACCAGGATTCAAAATCGGGAAAAAGGAAGAGAAAATGGGCTTAAATGGCTCGGCAACGTGTGAATTAATTTTTGAAGATGCCATGGTCCCTGCAGAAAACATTTTGGGTGGAGAAGGGCAAGGATTCAAGGTTGCGATGTCTCTGCTTGATGGCGGTCGGATCGGGATCGGTGCCCAGGCCTTGGGAATCGCTGAAGCAGCATTCGAGGCAGCACTCGCCTATTCTCAAGAACGGGTACAGTTTAAACAACCCATCGGCAACTTCCAAGGGATTCAATTCATGCTTGCGGATATGGCAACTCAGATCGAAGCAGCAAAACTGCTCGTTTATCAGGCAGCCTCCAAGAGGATGGCCGGACTCCCTTATGCTAAGGAAGCTTCGATGGCTAAAATGTTTGCCAGCGATACAGCTGTTAAGGTTACAGCGGATGCGGTGCAAATTTTTGGTGGGTATGGTTACTGTAAGGAGTATAAGGTTGAACGTTATATGCGAGATGCTAAGATCACGCAAATTTACGAGGGTACAAATCAGATTCAGAGGGTTGTTGTAGCAAAGCATTTGAGGGCATAG
- a CDS encoding acetyl-CoA C-acetyltransferase gives MSRVVIVSAARTPFGTMGGGLKDIPAVDLGAHVIREALKRADLPGGIVDNVLMGMVIQAGAGQVPSRQASIKAGLPVEVTSETINKVCASGMRAVTLGETIIRAGDADVIIAGGMESMSNAPFALKKARFGYRMGNDSIIDLMVNDGLWCAFHNVHMAVHGSTVAKEYGVSREEQDAFALRSQQLASKAIEEGKFVEEIAPVEIPQRKGESLWFAVDEGPRRDSTLAKLAALPPIFVKDGTVTAGNAPGVNDGAGAMVLMSEEKAREMGKKPLATILGHASVGQEAAYIAATPGLAINKLLKQKGMTIGDIDLIEANEAFAAVALTSQKIANWDPDKVNVNGGAIALGHPIGASGARVIMTLIYELRRRGGGIGIAAICSGAAQGDAIMLEVYGV, from the coding sequence TTGTCTAGAGTAGTTATTGTCAGTGCTGCTAGGACTCCTTTTGGTACGATGGGCGGAGGTCTTAAGGATATTCCCGCTGTTGATCTTGGGGCACATGTGATTCGGGAAGCGCTTAAACGTGCAGATCTTCCCGGAGGCATCGTCGATAATGTTCTCATGGGGATGGTTATCCAGGCTGGAGCAGGACAGGTCCCCTCGCGTCAAGCGAGTATCAAAGCCGGACTCCCAGTGGAAGTCACCTCCGAGACGATTAATAAAGTATGTGCTTCTGGGATGCGTGCTGTGACCTTGGGAGAAACCATTATCCGTGCTGGAGATGCGGACGTTATTATTGCGGGCGGAATGGAGAGTATGTCCAATGCGCCGTTTGCCCTAAAGAAGGCTCGATTTGGTTATCGGATGGGAAATGACAGCATTATCGATTTAATGGTCAATGACGGTTTGTGGTGTGCTTTCCATAATGTTCATATGGCCGTTCATGGTTCTACCGTGGCTAAAGAATATGGTGTTTCACGTGAAGAGCAGGATGCCTTTGCACTTAGATCCCAACAATTAGCCTCTAAGGCCATTGAGGAGGGTAAGTTCGTTGAAGAGATCGCTCCAGTGGAAATCCCGCAAAGAAAAGGGGAATCTCTCTGGTTTGCTGTGGATGAAGGCCCTCGTCGGGATTCTACTTTGGCAAAGCTAGCTGCGTTACCTCCGATTTTTGTAAAAGACGGAACAGTCACAGCTGGAAACGCACCTGGTGTCAATGATGGGGCTGGTGCTATGGTTCTCATGAGTGAGGAAAAAGCCCGTGAAATGGGTAAAAAGCCATTGGCCACGATACTTGGGCACGCTAGTGTTGGGCAAGAAGCGGCATATATTGCTGCCACTCCTGGACTGGCAATTAATAAACTCCTAAAGCAAAAAGGGATGACGATCGGAGATATCGACTTAATTGAAGCAAATGAAGCGTTTGCGGCAGTGGCCTTAACAAGTCAAAAAATTGCTAATTGGGATCCCGATAAAGTCAATGTCAATGGAGGGGCCATCGCATTAGGCCATCCCATAGGGGCCAGTGGGGCAAGAGTCATTATGACCTTGATTTACGAATTGCGTCGCCGTGGCGGCGGAATTGGGATCGCAGCGATCTGTAGTGGCGCAGCCCAAGGAGATGCGATCATGCTTGAGGTGTACGGGGTTTAA
- a CDS encoding DMT family transporter, translating to MNLNKSKWADLSLLLVTLVWGSTFVIVKWAIEDLPPFPFLAIRFAFAFISLLPFLWFQRMHISEGALIQGVSLGVFLFSGYAFQTVGLQYTTASNAGFITGLSVVFVPALVTITTRKLPRPGLVLGITSALIGLAFLSLGDRFQLNKGDIMVLLCALSFALHIFLVGRYAPHTNATVLAAVQILTVSVLSGIFSLLVPQPALHFSSTAWIALLVTAIPATSLAFFVQTKMQQFTTSTHTALIFSMEPVFSAISAFFLAGEILTHKGLFGAGLVLGGMLIAEFTGSENEKLSE from the coding sequence TTGAATCTGAACAAAAGCAAATGGGCTGATCTTTCCTTACTTTTGGTAACCTTAGTTTGGGGTTCCACCTTTGTCATCGTCAAATGGGCAATCGAGGATCTTCCCCCATTTCCATTTCTTGCAATTCGCTTTGCCTTCGCGTTTATTAGCTTATTGCCTTTTCTCTGGTTCCAACGTATGCACATCTCTGAAGGAGCCCTAATTCAAGGAGTATCCTTGGGGGTCTTTCTCTTTTCTGGGTACGCCTTTCAAACGGTCGGATTGCAATATACGACTGCCTCTAACGCTGGTTTTATAACCGGTCTCTCCGTCGTCTTTGTCCCAGCCCTAGTTACCATTACGACACGAAAGCTTCCACGTCCGGGCCTAGTTCTCGGCATTACGAGCGCTTTAATAGGCTTAGCATTTCTCTCCCTGGGTGACCGTTTTCAACTCAACAAAGGGGATATAATGGTGCTCCTCTGTGCCTTAAGCTTTGCCTTACATATCTTTTTAGTCGGGCGTTATGCTCCTCATACTAATGCTACAGTGTTGGCCGCTGTCCAAATCCTTACGGTGAGCGTTTTGAGCGGGATTTTCTCCCTACTGGTACCTCAGCCTGCTCTGCATTTTAGCTCGACAGCCTGGATTGCCTTGCTAGTCACTGCCATTCCTGCGACCTCGCTTGCTTTCTTTGTACAAACAAAAATGCAACAATTCACAACCTCGACCCATACAGCCCTCATTTTTTCCATGGAACCCGTTTTCTCAGCCATCTCTGCCTTTTTCCTTGCCGGAGAAATCTTAACCCATAAAGGGCTGTTTGGCGCTGGATTGGTCTTGGGAGGTATGCTCATTGCCGAGTTTACTGGATCGGAAAACGAAAAACTGTCAGAATAA